The Misgurnus anguillicaudatus chromosome 15, ASM2758022v2, whole genome shotgun sequence genome has a window encoding:
- the gabpb1 gene encoding GA-binding protein subunit beta-1 isoform X2: MSLVDLGKKLLEAARAGQDDEVRILMANGAPFTTDWLGTSPLHLSAQFGHFSTTEVLLRAGVSRDARTKVDRTPLHMASSEGHASIVELLLKHGADVNAKDMLQMSALHWAVEHSHRDVAEILLRFGADVHAQSKFCKNALDIALDKGCHELTEILQVAMRNQINTNPDTNPDMLSVHTATPQFIIGPGGVVNLAGLVSPGNASRSTVVAAEEVITADTVDGAIRQVVSSGGQQVITIVTDGIQLGNLQTGTGISQPIIVTMPDGQQVLTVSDTEVAEETVISDEPIIKRQCVKEEDDDEMTDAHDVQIQKTISLDDFQEKVALLKQLEEANREAQRYRQQFLKKEQEAEIYRQKLEAITRKKAL; the protein is encoded by the exons ATGTCTCTGGTGGATTTGGGAAAGAAGCTCTTGGAAGCAGCTCGTGCCGGTCAGGACGACGAGGTTCGGATACTGATGGCCAATGGAGCGCCCTTCACCACCGACTGG CTGGGGACGTCTCCGTTGCACCTGTCGGCGCAGTTCGGTCATTTCTCCACCACGGAGGTTCTGCTGCGGGCCGGGGTCAGCAGAGATGCCCGCACCAAAGTGGACCGAACGCCCCTGCACATGGCTTCGTCCGAAGGTCACGCTAGCATCGTGGAGCTGCTGCTGAAG CACGGCGCTGATGTGAACGCTAAGGACATGCTGCAGATGAGCGCCCTGCACTGGGCCGTGGAGCACAGCCACAGAGACGTGGCGGAGATTCTGCTGCGCTTCGGCGCCGACGTCCACGCGCAGAGTAAATTCTGTAAGAACGCGCTGGACATCGCCCTGGACAAAGGCTGTCATGAGCTCACTGAAATCCTGCAG GTGGCGATGCGGAACCAGATCAACACGAACCCCGACACGAATCCAGACATGCTGAGCGTTCACACGGCCACGCCGCAGTTCATCATCGGTCCCGGAGGCGTGGTCAACCTGGCCGGACTCGTCTCACCTGGAAACGCCAGCAGATCCACAG TCGTAGCCGCAGAGGAGGTGATAACGGCGGACACGGTCGATGGGGCCATTCGACAGGTCGTAAGCTCTGGAGGTCAGCAGGTCATTACCATAGTAACAGATGGCATTCAGCTGGGCAACCTGCAGACTGGTACAGGCATCAGCCAGCCCATAATAGTTACCATGCCCGATGGGCAGCAGG TATTAACGGTGTCGGACACGGAGGTCGCGGAGGAAACGGTGATCAGCGATGAGCCGATTATTAAACGGCAGTGCGTGAAGGAAGAAGACGACGATGAGATGACCGATGCACATGACGTCCAAATTCAGAAAACCATCTCGCTGGACGACTTTCAG gAGAAAGTGGCTCTGCTAAAGCAGCTGGAAGAAGCGAATCGTGAAGCTCAGAGATACAGACAACAGTTCCTGAAGAAAGAACAGGAGGCTGAAATTTACAGACAGAAACTGGAGGCCATCACACGAAAGAAAGCactgtga
- the gabpb1 gene encoding GA-binding protein subunit beta-1 isoform X1, whose protein sequence is MMGSKRQVVPQGSAGICMFRKMSLVDLGKKLLEAARAGQDDEVRILMANGAPFTTDWLGTSPLHLSAQFGHFSTTEVLLRAGVSRDARTKVDRTPLHMASSEGHASIVELLLKHGADVNAKDMLQMSALHWAVEHSHRDVAEILLRFGADVHAQSKFCKNALDIALDKGCHELTEILQVAMRNQINTNPDTNPDMLSVHTATPQFIIGPGGVVNLAGLVSPGNASRSTVVAAEEVITADTVDGAIRQVVSSGGQQVITIVTDGIQLGNLQTGTGISQPIIVTMPDGQQVLTVSDTEVAEETVISDEPIIKRQCVKEEDDDEMTDAHDVQIQKTISLDDFQEKVALLKQLEEANREAQRYRQQFLKKEQEAEIYRQKLEAITRKKAL, encoded by the exons ATGTCTCTGGTGGATTTGGGAAAGAAGCTCTTGGAAGCAGCTCGTGCCGGTCAGGACGACGAGGTTCGGATACTGATGGCCAATGGAGCGCCCTTCACCACCGACTGG CTGGGGACGTCTCCGTTGCACCTGTCGGCGCAGTTCGGTCATTTCTCCACCACGGAGGTTCTGCTGCGGGCCGGGGTCAGCAGAGATGCCCGCACCAAAGTGGACCGAACGCCCCTGCACATGGCTTCGTCCGAAGGTCACGCTAGCATCGTGGAGCTGCTGCTGAAG CACGGCGCTGATGTGAACGCTAAGGACATGCTGCAGATGAGCGCCCTGCACTGGGCCGTGGAGCACAGCCACAGAGACGTGGCGGAGATTCTGCTGCGCTTCGGCGCCGACGTCCACGCGCAGAGTAAATTCTGTAAGAACGCGCTGGACATCGCCCTGGACAAAGGCTGTCATGAGCTCACTGAAATCCTGCAG GTGGCGATGCGGAACCAGATCAACACGAACCCCGACACGAATCCAGACATGCTGAGCGTTCACACGGCCACGCCGCAGTTCATCATCGGTCCCGGAGGCGTGGTCAACCTGGCCGGACTCGTCTCACCTGGAAACGCCAGCAGATCCACAG TCGTAGCCGCAGAGGAGGTGATAACGGCGGACACGGTCGATGGGGCCATTCGACAGGTCGTAAGCTCTGGAGGTCAGCAGGTCATTACCATAGTAACAGATGGCATTCAGCTGGGCAACCTGCAGACTGGTACAGGCATCAGCCAGCCCATAATAGTTACCATGCCCGATGGGCAGCAGG TATTAACGGTGTCGGACACGGAGGTCGCGGAGGAAACGGTGATCAGCGATGAGCCGATTATTAAACGGCAGTGCGTGAAGGAAGAAGACGACGATGAGATGACCGATGCACATGACGTCCAAATTCAGAAAACCATCTCGCTGGACGACTTTCAG gAGAAAGTGGCTCTGCTAAAGCAGCTGGAAGAAGCGAATCGTGAAGCTCAGAGATACAGACAACAGTTCCTGAAGAAAGAACAGGAGGCTGAAATTTACAGACAGAAACTGGAGGCCATCACACGAAAGAAAGCactgtga
- the gabpb1 gene encoding GA-binding protein subunit beta-1 isoform X3 codes for MMGSKRQVVPQGSAGICMFRKMSLVDLGKKLLEAARAGQDDEVRILMANGAPFTTDWLGTSPLHLSAQFGHFSTTEVLLRAGVSRDARTKVDRTPLHMASSEGHASIVELLLKHGADVNAKDMLQMSALHWAVEHSHRDVAEILLRFGADVHAQSKFCKNALDIALDKGCHELTEILQVAMRNQINTNPDTNPDMLSVHTATPQFIIGPGGVVNLAGLVSPGNASRSTVLTVSDTEVAEETVISDEPIIKRQCVKEEDDDEMTDAHDVQIQKTISLDDFQEKVALLKQLEEANREAQRYRQQFLKKEQEAEIYRQKLEAITRKKAL; via the exons ATGTCTCTGGTGGATTTGGGAAAGAAGCTCTTGGAAGCAGCTCGTGCCGGTCAGGACGACGAGGTTCGGATACTGATGGCCAATGGAGCGCCCTTCACCACCGACTGG CTGGGGACGTCTCCGTTGCACCTGTCGGCGCAGTTCGGTCATTTCTCCACCACGGAGGTTCTGCTGCGGGCCGGGGTCAGCAGAGATGCCCGCACCAAAGTGGACCGAACGCCCCTGCACATGGCTTCGTCCGAAGGTCACGCTAGCATCGTGGAGCTGCTGCTGAAG CACGGCGCTGATGTGAACGCTAAGGACATGCTGCAGATGAGCGCCCTGCACTGGGCCGTGGAGCACAGCCACAGAGACGTGGCGGAGATTCTGCTGCGCTTCGGCGCCGACGTCCACGCGCAGAGTAAATTCTGTAAGAACGCGCTGGACATCGCCCTGGACAAAGGCTGTCATGAGCTCACTGAAATCCTGCAG GTGGCGATGCGGAACCAGATCAACACGAACCCCGACACGAATCCAGACATGCTGAGCGTTCACACGGCCACGCCGCAGTTCATCATCGGTCCCGGAGGCGTGGTCAACCTGGCCGGACTCGTCTCACCTGGAAACGCCAGCAGATCCACAG TATTAACGGTGTCGGACACGGAGGTCGCGGAGGAAACGGTGATCAGCGATGAGCCGATTATTAAACGGCAGTGCGTGAAGGAAGAAGACGACGATGAGATGACCGATGCACATGACGTCCAAATTCAGAAAACCATCTCGCTGGACGACTTTCAG gAGAAAGTGGCTCTGCTAAAGCAGCTGGAAGAAGCGAATCGTGAAGCTCAGAGATACAGACAACAGTTCCTGAAGAAAGAACAGGAGGCTGAAATTTACAGACAGAAACTGGAGGCCATCACACGAAAGAAAGCactgtga